TCATACCCTACTGAAGTCACCCGCCCCTGTGCCGGTGCACGAACCGGAGTATTAGGAGCCGCCCCGATATCCAGCCCATCATGCCAGGCCGGCTTCTCCGTGAAGGGAGAAACCCGAGGGCCAAAACCCGATGTCACCCACCCCTTCACCGGCCAGATAGAAGGGGTCGAGGCCCATCGTGAGGACCGTTGCTCCGCAGCCTCCGATAGCTCTGACAAGATGCGTTCCTGGGCCGTGGTTGCCTTTGAGAGCCATTCCAGGCCATCCTTCACTGCAGCAACCGCTTCAAGATGGTTTTTGGATTCATCAACATTTGCAGCCGAATGTTGGTTGGATCCCCCCTCTCCTCCATCCTTTGAACTTCCCGAACTTGCTGGCCCCACATTTACATTCCCGCTGAGGCTGGGCATGGTCCCTCCTTCAAGAAGGGGAACTTCCTCACCACCTCGGCCATTCACCATATCGCCTGATTTCGGAACTTCTATCCCCAGCATGACCCGAAGCCGTTGATTGACCTCATTCATGGCCCCAATTCGCTTCTTGAGATCATCAATGGCTGTCGTGAACGCCGCAGTCTGCTCCCGCGCGCTCATGGCTTCAGAGCGGAACGCCGAGAGTTCCCATACCTCTCCCGTTCTCACGACATAGTGGGAAACGACGAGCAGATCGGCAACAACAAGAATACCAACACAGGTCAGCAGCGTCCGGAGAAGCTTCTTGGAAAAACTGAAACGCAGCGGCTTTGCCGTGGACCCTCGAAAGACTACGACCGTATAGGTCCCACCGTCTTGATTCGTTGCCTGAGCCATAATGATCGCCCCCCCTGCCAATTGATCCCAGTAGGTTTACCCGGTGGAGACCGTCACGTTA
This portion of the Nitrospira sp. genome encodes:
- a CDS encoding M23 family metallopeptidase, translating into MAQATNQDGGTYTVVVFRGSTAKPLRFSFSKKLLRTLLTCVGILVVADLLVVSHYVVRTGEVWELSAFRSEAMSAREQTAAFTTAIDDLKKRIGAMNEVNQRLRVMLGIEVPKSGDMVNGRGGEEVPLLEGGTMPSLSGNVNVGPASSGSSKDGGEGGSNQHSAANVDESKNHLEAVAAVKDGLEWLSKATTAQERILSELSEAAEQRSSRWASTPSIWPVKGWVTSGFGPRVSPFTEKPAWHDGLDIGAAPNTPVRAPAQGRVTSVGYDPKLGNMVRLDHGSGVETLYGHLAKALVKEGQRVDRGDVIALVGSSGLSTGPHLHYMVKLNGQALDPTKYILE